The genomic segment tcAGCAATAAGTCTCTTGGAATGGGATAGTAGTAAAACTCtgcaaaacagcaaacattgtctGTTGTTGTGAGATTGTTAAAAGTAGTATGTagcctaaaaattaaaaaaaaaattcggccgggccgaatcttatataacttccaccatggatcgcatttgtcaacttcttatgggtaaaacaagtaaaaaggcgttaagttcgtccgggcagaactttggatacccaccacctcggatatatatgtgaaccacctttcctcaaaatccggtcgaAAATTcataatcggtttttatggcagctatatgcaaatcttgatcgatctagaccaaattgcagaaatatgtggaggggcttaacttaactctttgtcccaaatttcggcaacatcggacaataaatgcgctttttatggccccaaaacctaaaaccgagagatcggtctatatgcagctatatccaaatctgaactgatctgagccaaattgacgtaggatgttgaagggcctaatacaactcactgtcccaaattttcccaaaatcggataataaatgtggcttttatgggcctaagaccctgaattggagaatcggtctatttggcagctatttccaaatgtggaccgatctgagccaaattggcgaagaatgtcgaagggcctaacacaactcactgtcccgaatttcagcaatatcggataataaatgtggcttttatgggcctaagaccctaaatcggaggatcggtctatatagcagctatatccaaatgtggaccgatctgagccaaattgacgaagaatgtcgaagggcctaacataacttactgtcccgaatttcagcaatatcggataataaatgtggctttttataggcctaaggccctaaatcggaggatcggtctatatggcagctatatctaaatctgaaacgatctgagccatatagacggaagatgtcgaaggtcctaagacaactcactgtcccgaatttcagcaatatcggataataaatgtggcttttatgggcctaagaccctaaatcggaggatcggtctatagggcagctatatccaaatctgaaccgatctgggccaaattgacgaaggatatctaaaggcctaacacaactcactgtcccaaatttcagcaaaatcggataataaatgtgacttttatgggcctaagaccctaaatcggaggatcggtctatagggcagctatatccaaatctgaaccgatctgggccaaattgacgaaggatatctaaaggcctaacacaactcactgtcccaaatttcagcaaaatcggataataaatgtgacttttatgggcctaagaccctaaatcggaggatcggtctatatggcagctatatccaaatctgggccgatctgagccatattaacggacgatgtcgaaaggcctaacacaaagcactgtcctacatttcagcagaatcggataataaatgtggcttttatgggcctaaaaccctaaatcggagaatcggtctatatggcagctatatccaaatctgaaccgatctgaaccatattgacggagaatgtcgaagggcccaacacaactcactgtcccaaattttagcaaaatcggataataaatgtggcttttattcccctaagaccctaaatctgcggatcggtctatatgggggctatatcaacatatagtccgatatagcccatcttctaacttaacctgcttatggacaaaaaaagactctgtgcaaagtttcagctcaatatctccatttctaaagactgtagcgtgatttcaacagacagacggacggacatgtctagattgtcttatatttttacgctgatcaagaatatatatactttatagggtcggaaatggatatttcgatgtgttgcaaacggaacgtcccccatccgtcggtggtgggtataaaaacgaatttgataacccatttttaggccatgtatttgggggacgcctcatcaaaACTCCCGTAAACTCCcgtaaaccaatggcaatatggggtttaaataaatggtatttgaaaagaacacgatgctaatattttttctgggccaagtgcctgggggacctcctcacccccgaaaacaccactaaattagatatcatgagaatatcgagctgaaataaagtattttaagaatagagtacaccttacatccaaacttaaattcgtagaccaataaagatcatgtggaattcagataaaggcatttatattgttcaACTGTTAgtaaagcgatatactattttcgtagcatggtatttcactaaaagctcttttattgtcgaaaattttgtgcaatataaagtaaaattaggcgcagcggatcgggcgcggatcagctagtaaagtatatatattctttatcgtctcgacattctgagtcaatctagccatgtccgtcagtccgtttgccgaaatcacgatagcggtcgaacgcgtaaagccacttgacattttccacacataatgggccatatcgtctcagatttggatatagcttccatataacccgatctccagatttgaagtattgagcccctggaagcagcaatttttgtccgatttgaatttcATTAACTGAAATAAGTAAAGACCATGtcaatctataacctggtatagctcccatataaaccgatctgctgatttgacttcttaagtccttacaagccgcagtttttgtccgatttggctgaaattttacatgcggtgttctgttacgacttcaaacaacaagtatagtccaaatcagtctataatctgttatgacttccatataaaccggtatttcgctggtttgacagaagctttgtatgtagaataaaacaagtaaaagcgtgataagttcggccgggccgaatcttatataccctccaccatggatcgcatttgtcgagttttttcccggcatctcttcttaggcaaaaaaggatataagaaaagagttgctctgctattaaaacgatatcaagatatggtccggtttggaccacaattaaattatatgttggagacctttgtaaaatttcagccaattcgtataagaattgcgcccactggggcttacgaagtaaaatagagagaatgatttatatgggatctgtatcgggctatagaccgattcagaccataataaacaagtttgttgatggtcatgagaggatccgtcctacaaaatttcaggcatatcggataacaattgcgacctctaggggtcaagaagtcaagatcccagatcggtttatatggcagctatatcaggttatgaaccgatttgaaccttatttgacacagttgttgaaagtaaaaataaaatacgtcatgcaaaatttcagccaaatcggataggaattgcgccctctagaagctcaagaagtcaagacccaagatcggtttatatggcagctatatcaggttatagaccgatttgaactaaacttggcacagttgttggatatcatagcaaaacacgtcgtgcaaaatttcattccaatcggataagaattgcgcactctagaggctcaagaagtcctgacccaagatcggtttatatggcagctatatcaggttatgcaccgatttcaaccatacttggcacagttgttggatattataacaaaacacgtcgtgcaaaatttcattctggtcggataagaattgcgccttctagaggctcaagaagtcaagacccaagatcggtttatatggcagctatatcaggttatggaccgatttgaaccatacttggcacagttgttggatattataacaaaacacgtcgtgcaaaatttcattctggtcggataagaattgcgccttctagaggctcaagaagtcaagacccaagatcggtttatatggcagctatatcaggttatggaccgatgtgaaccatactcggcaacgttgttggatatcataacaaaatacgtcgtgcaacatttcattccaatcggataagaattgcgcactctacaggctcaagaagtcaagacccaagatcggtttatatggcagctatatcaggttatggaccgatttgaaccatacttggcacagtttttggatatcataacaaaacacgtcgtgcaaaatttcattctggtcggataagaattgcgccttctagaggctcaagaagtcaagacccaagatcggtttatatggcagctatatcaggttatggaccgatttgaactatacttggcacagttgttggatattatagcaaaacacgtcgtgcaaaatttcattccaatcggataagaattgcgcactctagaggctcaagaagtcaagacccaagatcggtttatatggcagctatatcgaaacatggaccgatatggcccatttacaataccaaccgacctacactaataagaagtatttgtgcaaaatttcaagcggctagctttactccttcggaagttagcgtgctttccatggtattgggtttccatgatttggcccggccgaacttagcacagtgactttttctataccctctaatatacgtgccaaaaatggcctgaatcgatccataacctgaaatagctcccctacaaaccgatctccccatttttttttttttttcttaagtccctctagggcgaaattcttattcattttggttgaaaatttgcccaatggcatctaatatggtctccaacatccaagccatgTATGGCCCGAACAGATTTATAACATGACATAGTTCCAATAtcattgcaattcttatccattattttttgtttgtctataaggagatactgggcaaagaacttgacaaatctgatccatggtggagggtatataagattcagaccggccgaactcagcacgacTTTACTTGTTGTTTCGATTTAGAAGAAAACTCAAAATAAAAACCCTTATctgcaaaatacaaaaaaaaatattaagatatctctattcgtcGTTTTTAGAATTTGAATTTCGTATCCAGAAAATGCAATTTTCTCCCCATTTTCGGAAACTTAAAATTTCTgatacaaattgaaaaatattttttactagtttttttttttttttttaattttatcccactgtgcattgtTGGTTTTCCTCCCCGAATTTAGAATTTCTTCTactgaaaagaaaaatattttgttcccCAAATAAAAAagattgttggttttttttttgtatattttttgctATTGTTTCTTACAactaatacaatttttttactaatattttttgttaacaaaaatgttgaaaaaagttttcttttttaaaattgccaaaatttaaaattttctcttaaacaaaaaattttattttgattttttaaagttaccaattttttttttataaaaaaaaagaatataattttgaaaatttttagctTTAATGAAAAAGtggaaattttcctaaaattctGGTTAAACCGGGTTTGATGTGACTACCCCAGtcttgttatggcttccattgAAAACTTTTCTTTGAAGAGGCTCCCGGACAAAGTCGATGTAACCAAACTAAGTCCAGTCTCCAATTTCCCTATACGAAAAGCTAATGAAGCTGAAGTTGATGCAAGTGATTCCCCCTGACCATAGGGCCTTTCGGATAATTCAGATGATTTGACACAAAAATCCATTTCCAATTAGATTCAAATGTTTGTTTAGACACCTCTTATCTCAGCTTTAGGCTTGGGCCCAACGATCTAGGAAATTCCATTCAATTTGATAAGGTTCTATGGTCTCACGTTGTATCGAAGTCCAAAAGAAGGTGCCTGCATTGGTTCGGGCAAAGTGTACAGGAACATAGATATTGTCCTTGTCAACAAACTCCAAATGACGTCCACCATTCTCATCGATAACCACTATGGCTTCTCCACTTTCACTGTGACGCAATTCATCGATTAAACGATGCTCCAAATGTTCATTGGCCATGTTGTCCATGTCATTGTTGAGCCAATCGAATTCGCATTCCTTCTCCTCGGAGGCAATGTAGGAACTGCGTTTGGGCTTGCTGGCTTTTGTCTTGAAGATGCGACCCAAGACGGGCTTTAATAAATTCTTAAGGCGTCGCGAAGGTGAAACTTTGGATTTGTAAACTGTGTAAGTGTTGTTCTTGTAGCTGTTATATAGCgaagagttgttgttgttgtgcaagTTGAGATTCATGTTGAAACAGGACGCTGCTTTAGTTTGTATGCGTTTTGTGTTTGAAAGATGTTTATGCTTGAAATGCTGTTGAGCGTATGATTCTTTGCTGCTTGGCCCTTGGGCTATTTATACTCTCTCTTTGTGAGCGCTTAGCTGAGCTCTCAGTTGACTGAGAGATCAGGGCTGCTCAGCCAATCACAATAGCAGAACAAGGGCAGGTGtttcatttcaaaatttctcACGTTCAGCATCCCAAGAAGAAGTAAAtcttttagtttttagggcctaaAAGGAACATGTAGTCAAATTTAGGGctagtgtatgtgtgtgtgtgtgtgtatttgtttgtttgagaTCTCTTTCACGAAAGAGAATCAACCAAGTAACAGCAGGTATTTTGTTAGTAACCTTACCCAAAACCAAGATGATGCTACCTCGGAGCGTGAGAAACTTTGTTTTTGAGTTAAGAAAAAGAAACTACAAAGACCGTaggatttttcatagaaacatGTCTTGGCGAGATCCTTTAGGGATTAAAATCATTACCAATCATCCCCCAGACTCAGCTCAGCTCAGGttaatgatgatggtgatgatggtgTTTTCAGGTTTCTTATTATCCTGTTTTTTGCCTTTAAGGGTACCACAAACAAATTTGTAAACAAACCTGAATACAAGCGTGGGAATGTTGAGACATGCATTATTATGTTTAGCCAAAACCCAACCAAACGTTGCTGTTTTGGTTTCTGTTATACTGCACCTCAATTTTTAGAAAGATAATTATGGGGTAATGATGTTGTCTCCAACTTAAATAACATCATAATGACCATCATCATCACCGTCCGTCGTCAAGGCCTTTATGTTATTTGTTATCCTTGAAActctgacaaaaaaaataaaaaataatttttgtttacgTAAATTGATATCCTTGGCCAACCATATGTTGTTGTTTATTAAAAGTCCTGTCTCTATTTGTTACCATTTAAGGTTTCTCTGTCCCCCCCCCCCACAGAAAAAAATAGCACAGCAGTTG from the Stomoxys calcitrans chromosome 1, idStoCalc2.1, whole genome shotgun sequence genome contains:
- the LOC106092504 gene encoding enhancer of split malpha protein, with translation MNLNLHNNNNSSLYNSYKNNTYTVYKSKVSPSRRLKNLLKPVLGRIFKTKASKPKRSSYIASEEKECEFDWLNNDMDNMANEHLEHRLIDELRHSESGEAIVVIDENGGRHLEFVDKDNIYVPVHFARTNAGTFFWTSIQRETIEPYQIEWNFLDRWAQA